The Streptomyces sp. HUAS MG91 sequence GGAAGTAGTCGTCGGCCAGCCAGCCGAGGAGGGAGTCGGCCAGGTCGGTTCCGTCCTGGCCGTGCGGTCCGGAGTTCCGTTGAGTCACGAAATCCCACTTTCTGCTGAAAATGGGCGGGCGCAAGGCTAAAGATGCCGTTGGGGTGGTTCCTTCCAGTATGACCATCTCCTCTGCCGCGTCCCCGACGCCCACCGCCGATGTGATCACCGGCCTCCTCGCCGACAAGTTCGAGGTCGACCCGGCCGCCGTCCGGGACGACACCCGGATGACCGACCTGCTCGTCGATTCGCTGATGGTCGTCGAGATGGCGATCTCCCTGAAGGACGACCTGGGCGTCACCGTCACCGAGGACGAGCTGCGCGAGCTCGGGTTCGCCGAGTTCGCGGCCCGCGTCGACGCGCGGCGGACCCTTTGACCGGCGTCGTGGTGACCGGCCTCGGCCTGGTCACCCCGGCCGGCCGGGACGCCGACACCACCTGGGCCGCCGTCCGCGCGGGCCGGGCCTGCGCCGCCCCCGACCCGACCCTGCGCGACCTGCCCGTCTCCCTGAGCTGCCGGGTCGAGGGCGCCGCCGAACTGCCCCTGCGGCAGCGCGGGGTCGCGCACCTCGACCCGAGCGTGCGGATGGGGCTCGCCGCCGTCACCGAGGCGCTCGACCGGGCCAAGCTGGACCCGGCGGAGTGGGACGGCACCCGCGTCGCCGTCGTCGCCGGTGTCGGCACCGGCGGCATGCACGCCCAGCAGAGCGCCGCGGCCCGGCTCGCCGCCGACGGGCCGGGCTCCGTCTCCCCGTACTTCCTCACCGGCTATCTGCCCAACATGGTGCCGGCCACCGTCGCCCTGCACCTGGGCGCCACCGGGCCCGTCCTCGCCGTCGCCACCGCCTGCGCGTCCGGCGGCACCGCGATCGGCGCCGCCCGCGACCTGCTCGCCTCCGGGCAGTGCGACATCGCCGTGGTCTGCGCCGCCGAGGCCTCCGCGACCCCGCTGGTCGTCACCGGCTTCGCCCAGCTCGGCGCGCTCTCCGACACGGGGTCCCGGCCCTTCGACCGGACGCGCGACGGATTCGTCATCGCCGACGGCGCGGGCGCGCTCGTCCTGGAGCGCGCCGAGCACGCGGCCGCCCGCTCGGCGGCCCCGCTCGCGCACCTCGCCGGCTACGGCGCCAGCAACGACGCCCACCACCTGGTCGCCCCGCATCCCCAGGGCCGCCAGGCCGAGCGGGCCCTGCGCGCGGCCCTCAACGACGCGCACCTGACCCCGGCCGACGTCGACCACGTCAACGCGCACGGCACCTCGACGCCGCGCGGCGACGCGATGGAGGCCGCGATGCTCGCCCGCGTCCTCCCGCACCGCCCGCCGGTCACCTCCGCCAAGGGCGCGCTCGGCCACTCGCTCGGCGCGGCCGGCGTCATCGAGGCGGCCCTGACGACGCTCGCCCTGCGCGACGACGTCGTCCCCCCGATCGCGGGACTCACCGAACCCGACCCGGCCTTCGACCTCGACACCGTGCGGGGCCGCTCCCGCCCGCTCTCCTCGACCGTGGCCGTCAGTACGTCCTTCGGGTTCGGCGGGCACAACGCGGTGGTGGTGCTGGCGCGGGCCTGAGCGGGACCAGGGCCGCGCGTCGGGTCAGTCGCGCCGGGCCCGCACGTCCCCGTTCACGGTGGACAGGGTCAACGTGCGGCCGGCGGAGGCGCCTTCGGCGGGCACGGAGACGAAGGAGTGTCCGTTGTCCGTCGCGGCGGTGGTCCGGTAGGCGGGGGCGTCGTGCGGCAGGACCGCGGACGCGGTGCCGTTGACCGTGGTGGCCGACAGGCGCCGGGGCGCGTCGGCGCAGTCGAGGGCGACGTCGCCGTTCTCGGTCTCGGCGGCCAGGGACCGGGCCCGTACTCCGGTCGCGCGGACGGAGCCGTTGCGCGTGGTGAGGCGTACCGCGGCGCCGTCGGCGCCGGAATCGGCCACGGTCACATCGCCGTTGACGGTCGTCAGGTCCAGGGCG is a genomic window containing:
- a CDS encoding acyl carrier protein — protein: MTISSAASPTPTADVITGLLADKFEVDPAAVRDDTRMTDLLVDSLMVVEMAISLKDDLGVTVTEDELRELGFAEFAARVDARRTL
- a CDS encoding beta-ketoacyl-[acyl-carrier-protein] synthase family protein produces the protein MTGVVVTGLGLVTPAGRDADTTWAAVRAGRACAAPDPTLRDLPVSLSCRVEGAAELPLRQRGVAHLDPSVRMGLAAVTEALDRAKLDPAEWDGTRVAVVAGVGTGGMHAQQSAAARLAADGPGSVSPYFLTGYLPNMVPATVALHLGATGPVLAVATACASGGTAIGAARDLLASGQCDIAVVCAAEASATPLVVTGFAQLGALSDTGSRPFDRTRDGFVIADGAGALVLERAEHAAARSAAPLAHLAGYGASNDAHHLVAPHPQGRQAERALRAALNDAHLTPADVDHVNAHGTSTPRGDAMEAAMLARVLPHRPPVTSAKGALGHSLGAAGVIEAALTTLALRDDVVPPIAGLTEPDPAFDLDTVRGRSRPLSSTVAVSTSFGFGGHNAVVVLARA
- a CDS encoding DUF4097 family beta strand repeat-containing protein — protein: MRTVTAVASCAAGLALASVLVGCGDSPTAPGDLRSAASGTRLVVTTGNGLRLRPTDGDRVTVDDGVGHRWSHRDHTWVLDLTCEGQCPRMPRVGVPDDTAVTVVARNAGIDAAGIPGALDLTTVNGDVTVADSGADGAAVRLTTRNGSVRATGVRARSLAAETENGDVALDCADAPRRLSATTVNGTASAVLPHDAPAYRTTAATDNGHSFVSVPAEGASAGRTLTLSTVNGDVRARRD